Proteins encoded by one window of Tunturibacter psychrotolerans:
- a CDS encoding IscS subfamily cysteine desulfurase, with product MSNEISNNGVVVSESSAPLPAGVTLPIYMDNHATTPIDPRVLDAMLPYFGKVFGNAASRNHVFGWEAEQAVEKAREQIAKLIGATAKEIIFTSGATESNNLAIKGIAEMYRERGNHIITQVTEHKAVLDTCKKLEKQGYRVTYLPVQADGLIDLEDLKRAIDDKTILVSIMYANNEIGVIQPVAAIGKLCHEKGVIFHTDAVQAVGKIPVDVQKDNIDVLSLSGHKIYGPKGVGALYVRRRNPRVQISEQINGGGHERGMRSGTLNVPGIVGLGMACEISGQEMEAEGKREKELRDYMRAKFEKALDYVHVNGNMDHHLPGNLNMSFVYVEGESLLMGINDIAVSSGSACTSATLEPSYVLKALGLGDDVAHSSIRFGLGRFNTKADVDYVSDKVIDVVSKLRELSPLYEMVKEGIDLSKIEWAAH from the coding sequence ATGAGCAACGAGATAAGTAATAACGGCGTGGTGGTTAGCGAATCATCAGCACCATTACCGGCTGGCGTTACGCTGCCGATCTATATGGACAATCACGCGACGACACCGATCGACCCGCGAGTTCTGGATGCGATGCTGCCCTACTTCGGCAAGGTGTTTGGCAATGCTGCGAGCCGCAACCACGTATTTGGCTGGGAGGCGGAACAGGCAGTTGAGAAGGCGCGCGAACAGATTGCCAAGCTGATTGGTGCGACCGCGAAGGAGATTATCTTTACCAGTGGAGCGACCGAGTCGAATAATCTCGCGATCAAGGGAATTGCCGAGATGTATCGCGAACGCGGCAACCACATCATCACGCAGGTGACTGAGCATAAAGCCGTTCTGGATACTTGCAAGAAGCTTGAGAAACAGGGCTATCGCGTCACCTATCTGCCGGTGCAGGCAGACGGACTGATCGACCTTGAGGATCTGAAGCGCGCAATCGATGACAAGACGATCCTGGTTTCGATCATGTATGCGAACAATGAGATCGGCGTGATTCAGCCCGTTGCCGCGATCGGCAAGCTCTGCCATGAAAAAGGCGTGATCTTCCATACCGATGCTGTTCAGGCGGTGGGTAAAATTCCGGTCGATGTGCAGAAGGACAATATCGATGTGCTCTCGCTTTCGGGACACAAGATCTATGGACCGAAGGGCGTAGGCGCGTTGTATGTTCGTCGGCGTAACCCGCGGGTCCAGATTTCGGAGCAGATCAATGGCGGAGGACACGAGCGCGGAATGCGGTCGGGGACACTGAACGTTCCTGGGATTGTCGGGCTGGGGATGGCTTGCGAGATCTCAGGTCAGGAGATGGAGGCTGAAGGGAAGCGCGAGAAGGAGTTGCGCGACTACATGAGGGCCAAGTTCGAGAAGGCGTTGGATTATGTGCATGTGAACGGCAATATGGACCATCATCTGCCGGGTAACCTGAATATGAGCTTTGTCTACGTCGAGGGCGAGAGCCTTTTGATGGGAATCAACGATATTGCAGTTTCTTCCGGTTCTGCTTGCACCTCAGCGACCCTTGAGCCATCTTATGTATTGAAGGCTTTGGGTCTGGGCGATGATGTAGCACACAGCTCGATCCGCTTCGGTCTTGGCCGCTTCAATACGAAGGCTGATGTCGACTATGTTTCAGACAAGGTGATCGATGTGGTTTCGAAGCTGCGGGAGCTTTCGCCGCTGTATGAGATGGTGAAAGAAGGCATCGATCTTTCGAAGATTGAATGGGCAGCGCACTAA
- the iscU gene encoding Fe-S cluster assembly scaffold IscU, whose protein sequence is MAYSDKVVDHYNHPRNVGTLDKSAAEVGTGLVGAPECGDVMRLQIRVNPETNVIEDAKFKTFGCGSAIASSSLATEWVKGKTIDEAMAITNTDIVKELALPPVKIHCSVLAEDAIRAAIGDWKKKNNVAETAAVAVAH, encoded by the coding sequence ATGGCTTATAGCGATAAGGTCGTAGACCACTACAATCATCCACGGAATGTTGGCACGCTGGATAAGAGTGCTGCCGAGGTTGGTACCGGGCTTGTAGGCGCGCCGGAGTGCGGTGACGTGATGCGGTTGCAGATCCGCGTGAATCCCGAGACGAACGTGATTGAAGATGCCAAGTTCAAGACCTTCGGTTGCGGTTCGGCGATTGCTTCTTCCTCTCTCGCGACTGAGTGGGTGAAGGGCAAGACGATCGACGAGGCGATGGCGATCACGAACACGGACATTGTGAAGGAGCTTGCGCTTCCTCCGGTGAAGATTCACTGCTCGGTGCTCGCGGAAGATGCGATCCGTGCGGCTATCGGCGACTGGAAGAAGAAGAATAACGTTGCCGAGACGGCGGCGGTTGCGGTTGCTCACTAA
- a CDS encoding HesB/IscA family protein, protein MAMVTLQTAAEMEAAQKAAASGESKNPLAGMNVLTAQGQEPGQKGIQITEKALKRIRVAMAKESVSPEQGGLRVGIQGGGCSGLSYNIRFDTQPRERDRVYAFGEGLATVGDPTDGKAIRIFVDPKSFIYLHGMVLDFEETLMRQGFNFINPNSTKSCGCGSSFTA, encoded by the coding sequence ATGGCGATGGTGACACTACAAACCGCGGCGGAGATGGAGGCGGCCCAGAAGGCTGCTGCATCGGGTGAGTCAAAGAATCCGCTGGCGGGGATGAATGTGCTGACTGCGCAGGGACAGGAACCGGGTCAGAAGGGCATCCAGATTACCGAAAAGGCGCTGAAGCGAATCCGTGTCGCGATGGCCAAGGAAAGTGTTTCGCCAGAGCAGGGTGGGCTGCGGGTAGGGATTCAGGGCGGCGGCTGCTCGGGGTTGAGCTATAACATTCGCTTCGATACGCAGCCCCGTGAACGAGATCGTGTGTATGCGTTTGGTGAGGGGTTGGCTACTGTGGGCGATCCTACCGATGGTAAGGCGATACGGATCTTTGTTGATCCGAAGAGCTTTATTTATCTGCATGGCATGGTGCTCGATTTTGAAGAGACGCTGATGCGGCAGGGGTTCAATTTCATCAACCCGAATTCGACCAAGAGCTGCGGGTGTGGTTCGAGCTTTACGGCGTAG
- the hscB gene encoding Fe-S protein assembly co-chaperone HscB codes for MSHDAYNSYFTFFQLPQHLNLDVSALEKQFYVLSRKLHPDRFASKPVAEQEAALAKSSLLNDAYRTLKDPIARTQYMLTLEGVELEEQSKAATDAARATGEQKKQIVPPELLEEVFELNMQLQEMRAANKMGEDEPELRRDLMTAKDTFDAKMVDIQAELEGLWSVWDAGVDAGDEAAKTRAKDAMVVLLNKRSYLRNLVRDVNEALGV; via the coding sequence ATGAGCCACGACGCATACAACAGTTACTTCACTTTTTTTCAACTTCCTCAGCATTTGAATCTTGACGTGAGCGCGTTGGAGAAGCAGTTTTATGTCCTGAGCCGTAAGCTGCACCCGGACAGGTTCGCTTCGAAGCCGGTTGCAGAGCAGGAGGCGGCGCTGGCGAAGAGTTCGCTGTTGAACGATGCTTACCGAACTCTGAAGGACCCGATTGCGCGAACGCAGTATATGCTGACGCTCGAGGGTGTGGAGCTTGAGGAGCAGTCGAAGGCGGCGACGGATGCAGCGCGGGCAACGGGTGAGCAGAAGAAACAGATTGTCCCTCCGGAGTTGCTGGAAGAGGTCTTCGAGCTGAACATGCAGTTGCAAGAGATGCGCGCGGCTAACAAGATGGGCGAGGATGAGCCTGAGTTGCGGCGCGATCTGATGACTGCGAAAGATACATTCGACGCGAAGATGGTGGACATCCAGGCGGAGTTGGAAGGGCTGTGGTCGGTGTGGGACGCTGGGGTGGATGCCGGGGATGAGGCGGCGAAGACTCGCGCGAAGGATGCAATGGTGGTGTTGTTGAACAAGCGAAGCTACCTGCGGAACCTGGTGCGGGACGTCAATGAGGCCTTGGGAGTCTAA
- the lepB gene encoding signal peptidase I — translation MALIDEQNTAEPPVEVEVRESLLESIASMSVVLVIGLFVMTFIFQNFEIPSASMVKTLVIGDHVLVDRTTLAPQTKWMPLVRYRSAKRGDVIVFLKPHPETPGLILVKRLIGIAGDRIHLRNGVLYLNGVAQNEAYAAMPAYDGDPNHVYQSYRDDFPQDLEGISAQASANHAATWAAELPSHIQDNDLVVPDGMGFAMGDNRLASLDSRFWGFVPTENILGRPLFVYWSFDTPAHQIDKQSIGERLGFIGHVVLHIFDGTRWKRTLHIVS, via the coding sequence TTGGCATTGATTGACGAACAGAATACTGCTGAGCCTCCGGTAGAGGTCGAGGTTCGGGAGTCGCTCCTTGAATCGATTGCCAGTATGAGCGTTGTACTCGTCATCGGGCTGTTCGTGATGACATTTATCTTTCAAAATTTCGAGATTCCCTCTGCTTCCATGGTGAAGACCCTGGTTATTGGTGACCATGTTTTGGTTGATCGCACCACGCTGGCTCCGCAGACAAAGTGGATGCCACTGGTTCGTTACCGGTCAGCGAAGCGCGGTGACGTCATCGTCTTCCTTAAGCCCCACCCAGAAACGCCTGGCCTTATCCTTGTCAAACGCTTGATCGGCATCGCTGGAGATCGCATTCACCTCCGCAATGGAGTTCTCTACCTCAACGGGGTTGCGCAGAACGAAGCCTATGCCGCCATGCCCGCATACGATGGCGATCCAAACCACGTTTATCAGTCGTATCGCGATGACTTCCCTCAGGACTTAGAGGGCATCAGTGCTCAAGCATCTGCCAACCATGCCGCCACATGGGCCGCCGAGCTTCCAAGTCACATTCAAGACAATGACCTGGTCGTTCCCGACGGTATGGGATTCGCCATGGGTGACAACCGTCTTGCCTCCCTTGACAGCCGCTTCTGGGGTTTCGTTCCGACTGAGAACATCCTCGGACGTCCTCTCTTCGTCTACTGGTCCTTCGATACTCCGGCACACCAGATCGACAAGCAATCGATCGGTGAACGCTTAGGGTTCATCGGGCACGTCGTGCTTCATATCTTCGACGGAACCCGCTGGAAACGCACATTGCATATCGTGAGCTAA